A window from Shewanella livingstonensis encodes these proteins:
- a CDS encoding PspC domain-containing protein: MESLDNIKVLTRGESAIIAGVCSGIAEYYNLRKNSIRLAFLLTSLFFAIPVFAYVVLWLVLPKYPTTEAMARDLRRKKRQRK, translated from the coding sequence ATGGAAAGTCTAGATAATATAAAAGTACTAACACGTGGAGAATCCGCAATCATTGCTGGAGTTTGCTCGGGTATTGCAGAATATTATAATTTGCGAAAAAACAGCATCAGGTTAGCATTTTTGTTAACTAGCCTATTTTTTGCCATTCCAGTATTCGCTTATGTTGTTTTATGGTTAGTGTTACCCAAATACCCGACGACAGAAGCGATGGCTCGAGACTTACGGCGAAAGAAACGGCAACGAAAATAA
- a CDS encoding transcriptional regulator has protein sequence MLLVQIMGGLVLGCRCILLDKCYMLENNTFSVGMNSDFNATVGNNGSGVPMGEARSNIDYAIGFSSAALELIEVALTSQKLENCVDYLVYPICFNMRHAVELQLKKVWKDLSILAEYRKVRLTEHKNGKIKASPFLRGKIKPFPDLDEASTHDLRIIWNLVEEYAPLIDTRFVKLIGLLTPFINDIAEMDSTGQTFRYPASNESQVHLDDTPIINIEILKVRFANLVEVLKLLEKVSKEMIYEYSWSEITNSLSHFDIIQATYHAANFLGDETPYYKGAKVSTLKEFNISSNEYSQLIKISAKDKTINHILNIDNQPKHLDLKSLVTFFDILDKVYPMTDYVEKYTRSSYSIFDFRTAFGVEAIKKMHEKRQAIEEISKKLTLHQIAEIYSLYDFHKQPCYIGIFESELKRNIDELEVYQARSHTAEIHDFIKYFLEKTNLINGVLTSMWTLNMKPLVKELIENYNLASVPWYDKLIRGEVRNGLTEYHWFESKIAMLQKLTEKSNQSIELLRLLD, from the coding sequence ATGTTACTTGTTCAAATAATGGGTGGCTTAGTTTTAGGCTGTAGATGTATTTTATTGGATAAATGTTACATGCTTGAAAACAATACATTTTCTGTGGGTATGAATAGTGATTTTAATGCAACTGTCGGCAACAACGGTAGTGGTGTTCCTATGGGAGAGGCGCGATCTAACATTGATTATGCTATAGGTTTTTCTAGTGCTGCATTAGAGCTCATTGAAGTTGCACTGACAAGCCAAAAGCTCGAAAACTGTGTTGATTACTTAGTTTACCCAATTTGTTTCAACATGAGACATGCCGTTGAGTTACAGCTCAAAAAGGTATGGAAAGACTTATCGATACTAGCTGAATATCGAAAGGTAAGGTTAACTGAGCATAAAAATGGAAAAATCAAAGCTTCTCCATTTTTACGAGGTAAAATTAAACCGTTTCCTGATCTTGACGAAGCTTCAACCCATGACCTTCGGATAATTTGGAATCTGGTTGAAGAGTATGCCCCTTTGATTGATACTAGGTTTGTCAAATTGATAGGCTTACTTACGCCTTTTATTAATGATATAGCCGAAATGGACTCAACTGGGCAGACATTTAGGTATCCCGCTAGTAATGAAAGCCAAGTACATCTAGATGATACTCCTATTATTAACATTGAGATTTTAAAGGTTAGGTTTGCTAATCTTGTAGAGGTTCTAAAGCTTCTCGAAAAAGTTAGCAAAGAAATGATTTACGAATACAGTTGGTCAGAGATCACTAACAGCCTATCCCACTTTGATATTATTCAAGCAACTTACCACGCAGCGAATTTCCTGGGTGATGAAACTCCTTATTATAAGGGGGCAAAGGTTAGTACACTCAAAGAATTTAATATAAGTAGTAATGAATACTCTCAACTCATCAAAATCTCAGCGAAAGACAAAACCATAAATCATATCTTGAATATTGATAATCAACCAAAACACCTTGATTTGAAATCACTTGTCACTTTCTTTGATATACTGGACAAAGTGTATCCGATGACTGACTACGTTGAGAAATACACTCGTTCCTCTTATTCAATTTTTGATTTTCGTACAGCTTTTGGAGTAGAAGCAATTAAAAAAATGCATGAAAAGCGGCAAGCGATTGAAGAGATTTCTAAAAAGTTAACATTACATCAAATTGCTGAAATTTATTCACTCTATGATTTTCATAAACAACCTTGCTATATAGGAATCTTTGAGAGTGAGCTTAAGCGAAATATCGATGAGTTAGAGGTCTATCAGGCACGCTCACACACCGCAGAAATTCATGATTTTATAAAATATTTTCTCGAGAAAACTAATCTAATTAATGGTGTTTTAACTAGCATGTGGACACTTAATATGAAGCCATTGGTCAAAGAGCTAATCGAAAATTATAACCTCGCTAGCGTACCGTGGTATGACAAACTTATAAGAGGCGAAGTCCGTAACGGACTAACGGAGTACCATTGGTTCGAGTCTAAAATAGCGATGCTTCAAAAACTTACAGAAAAATCCAACCAGTCTATTGAATTATTACGCCTGTTAGATTAG
- a CDS encoding efflux RND transporter periplasmic adaptor subunit: protein MIKDTSSQDTVIAPKLGRKLRLPLMIGCGAILMSALVWASFSHDSSVRSIDGADLRLATLTRGTLVRDIATTGKIVAANAPILYSTEEGVVTLLSQPGDEVELGQVVAKVESPRLQSELQQQQSLLEGMQGNLERAKLDARREQLRVSQILDMAKVDLEAADRESRRGDQLIESSLISIIDYEKSKDDLHKAKLLHKHAQQEVELMRDTLSFEIKNRNLEVQRQALVVRELTRQANALSIIAPVSGIIGNWLVEQKARIAASQPILTVVDLSAFEAELAVPESYADELGLGMDVELSFGNLNVVGQLSSISPEVRNREVTARVRFADSNTLSLRQNQRLSARVLLENRPNVLIVKRGDFLNMGGEVAYQVNDAVAHKKVVKLGARSMSQVEVLEGGEAGDVWVISGTETFKNDPTIQIR, encoded by the coding sequence ATGATTAAAGACACAAGTAGCCAAGATACTGTTATTGCGCCTAAGTTAGGCCGTAAATTGCGCTTACCCTTGATGATAGGTTGTGGTGCCATTTTGATGAGCGCGTTAGTGTGGGCAAGTTTTAGTCACGACAGTTCGGTGCGGTCGATTGATGGCGCAGATTTGCGCTTGGCAACGCTTACCCGTGGCACTTTGGTACGTGATATAGCCACTACCGGTAAAATTGTTGCGGCCAATGCGCCCATTTTATATAGCACGGAAGAAGGAGTGGTGACGCTATTAAGTCAACCTGGTGATGAAGTTGAACTTGGGCAAGTAGTGGCGAAGGTTGAAAGCCCACGTTTGCAAAGTGAATTGCAACAACAGCAGTCGTTGCTTGAAGGCATGCAAGGTAATTTAGAGCGCGCCAAGTTAGATGCCCGCCGTGAGCAACTGCGTGTTAGCCAGATTTTAGACATGGCGAAAGTCGATTTAGAAGCGGCTGATCGTGAAAGCCGTCGTGGCGATCAACTGATTGAGTCGAGTTTGATCAGCATAATCGATTATGAAAAAAGCAAGGATGATTTACACAAAGCCAAATTATTGCATAAACATGCTCAACAAGAAGTTGAGCTTATGCGCGACACCCTCAGTTTTGAAATTAAAAACCGTAACCTTGAAGTGCAACGCCAAGCGTTAGTAGTGAGAGAGTTAACCCGCCAAGCCAATGCCTTGAGCATTATCGCGCCGGTTAGCGGCATTATTGGTAACTGGCTGGTGGAACAAAAAGCCCGTATTGCCGCCAGTCAGCCAATATTAACTGTGGTCGATTTAAGTGCCTTTGAAGCCGAGTTAGCCGTGCCAGAGTCTTATGCCGATGAGTTAGGTTTAGGGATGGATGTTGAGCTGAGTTTTGGCAACCTGAATGTGGTTGGGCAGTTGTCGTCTATTTCACCCGAAGTTAGAAACCGCGAAGTGACTGCAAGGGTGCGTTTTGCTGACAGTAACACTTTATCGTTACGCCAAAATCAGCGTTTGTCTGCCCGAGTGTTACTGGAAAACAGACCCAATGTATTGATAGTGAAACGCGGTGATTTTCTCAATATGGGCGGCGAAGTAGCGTATCAAGTGAATGACGCTGTCGCTCATAAAAAAGTCGTTAAATTGGGCGCACGCAGTATGAGCCAAGTTGAAGTGCTTGAAGGTGGTGAAGCAGGTGACGTATGGGTAATATCCGGTACCGAAACCTTTAAAAATGATCCAACAATTCAAATCCGATAG
- a CDS encoding ABC transporter ATP-binding protein: MLSMKNISKVFKTDLVETHALRDFNLEVKEGEFVAVTGPSGSGKTTFLNIAGLLEGFSSGEYSLDGVNVSNLSDNKSAKVRNEKIGFIFQGFNLIPDLNLAENVEVPLRYRGMNASERKRRVESALEQVGLGARMKHLPTQLSGGQQQRVAIARALAGEPRFLLADEPTGNLDSLMARQVMELLENINQQGTTIIMVTHDSELARRAQRNIQIVDGQVCDFSMYQPAATGTR; encoded by the coding sequence ATGTTATCCATGAAAAATATCAGTAAAGTATTCAAAACTGACTTAGTTGAAACCCATGCGCTACGCGACTTTAACCTTGAAGTGAAAGAAGGTGAATTTGTCGCGGTGACAGGTCCGTCTGGTTCAGGTAAAACCACCTTTTTGAATATTGCAGGTCTGCTTGAAGGCTTTAGTTCGGGCGAATACAGTCTTGATGGCGTTAATGTGTCGAATTTAAGTGATAACAAAAGTGCTAAAGTCCGTAATGAAAAAATTGGCTTTATCTTTCAAGGGTTCAACCTTATTCCCGACCTTAATTTAGCCGAAAACGTCGAAGTGCCGCTGCGTTATCGCGGTATGAATGCCAGCGAGCGTAAGCGCCGAGTCGAATCCGCATTAGAACAAGTCGGGTTAGGCGCGCGGATGAAACACTTACCGACACAATTGTCTGGCGGACAACAGCAACGTGTCGCCATTGCACGTGCGCTAGCAGGCGAACCGCGATTTTTACTTGCCGATGAACCCACTGGTAATTTAGACAGCTTAATGGCGCGCCAGGTGATGGAGCTTTTAGAGAATATTAATCAACAAGGCACCACCATTATTATGGTGACCCATGACTCAGAGCTTGCGCGTCGGGCCCAGCGCAATATTCAAATTGTTGATGGTCAAGTATGTGATTTTTCGATGTACCAACCAGCGGCTACCGGCACTCGCTAA
- a CDS encoding ABC transporter permease — translation MFFYYCDLAWRSIRKTPMLSMLMVLAISIGIGITITTLNVYKTMSYNPAGDRSEVINSVQLWSQGLDTWDEFIANITYTDAMNLRNNDELSLKAATYRTGLALQSDNPKIEPVLQSVRVTDSDFFRIFSVPFLYGSYWDANVDLRPAYQVVISQKLNLRFFDGKNSVGKTVFLDRKPYQIVGIIDDWNPQPKYYDPLNGAFNDAEEIFIPFSLTGQEEFDVWGNTSGWKFETMITYNDRLASEKVWIQFWTELNSEDERQSLQGWLTRYVEQQRAIGRFTDTAKTPSESVQISDIDKWLEDNDVVPKDNKILVGLSLLFLSVCLVNILGLLLTKFLKRAPEVGVRRAIGASRGQIFSQYMVEVGMIGFIGGVVGLLWAWGSLTALHSYFSMDQSVTGLDASMWIITPLIAISTAVLAGVYPAWVVCRTKPSVYLKAQ, via the coding sequence ATGTTTTTTTACTATTGTGATTTAGCGTGGCGAAGTATCCGTAAAACGCCGATGTTATCTATGCTAATGGTGTTGGCGATTTCGATTGGTATCGGCATTACCATTACGACCTTAAATGTGTATAAAACCATGTCTTACAATCCGGCTGGCGATCGCAGTGAGGTGATTAACTCAGTGCAGCTATGGAGCCAAGGCTTGGATACTTGGGATGAGTTTATTGCCAATATCACTTATACCGATGCGATGAATTTGCGTAATAACGATGAGTTGAGCCTTAAAGCGGCGACTTATCGTACTGGTTTAGCGTTGCAATCTGACAATCCAAAAATTGAACCTGTATTACAAAGTGTGCGGGTGACCGACAGTGACTTTTTTAGGATTTTTTCAGTGCCATTTTTATACGGCAGCTATTGGGATGCTAACGTTGATTTACGCCCCGCCTACCAAGTGGTGATTAGCCAGAAATTGAATCTACGCTTTTTTGACGGGAAAAATAGTGTCGGTAAAACGGTATTTTTAGACCGAAAACCGTATCAGATTGTCGGGATAATTGATGACTGGAATCCACAGCCTAAATACTACGACCCACTCAATGGTGCGTTTAATGATGCCGAAGAAATATTCATTCCATTTTCACTAACCGGCCAGGAAGAGTTTGATGTTTGGGGCAATACCAGCGGTTGGAAATTTGAAACCATGATTACTTACAACGACCGACTAGCGTCAGAAAAAGTATGGATTCAATTTTGGACTGAATTGAATAGTGAAGATGAAAGACAGAGTCTTCAAGGTTGGTTAACCCGCTATGTGGAGCAGCAAAGAGCGATCGGCCGCTTTACTGATACGGCTAAAACCCCTAGTGAGTCAGTACAAATTAGCGATATCGATAAATGGCTTGAAGATAACGATGTAGTGCCAAAAGATAACAAAATATTAGTTGGCTTAAGCTTGTTGTTTTTAAGTGTGTGTTTGGTCAATATTCTCGGGTTATTGCTGACCAAGTTTTTGAAGCGCGCGCCAGAAGTGGGTGTTCGCCGTGCAATTGGTGCCAGTCGTGGACAGATTTTTAGTCAGTACATGGTTGAAGTGGGCATGATTGGTTTTATCGGTGGTGTAGTGGGGTTGTTATGGGCTTGGGGATCGTTAACGGCGCTGCACAGCTATTTTTCAATGGACCAAAGTGTTACTGGGCTTGATGCCAGTATGTGGATTATTACGCCATTAATTGCTATTTCTACCGCTGTATTGGCTGGAGTTTACCCTGCTTGGGTGGTGTGCCGCACTAAACCCAGTGTGTATTTAAAAGCTCAATAA
- a CDS encoding FtsX-like permease family protein, whose amino-acid sequence MLHIKPILSSLMRSKSAPILLLLQIILSVAIVANASFIINERLSLMQRESGYAEDQILTFSVYNFDPAVDNIKQNQVDQQILRSLPNVIDASSSNMLPLSDSGWMDRYVDGPNPDTAKSTPGFAFYLGNEHLLNVMGAKLIAGRNFTADEINTNLDDSGMMAIVSQPLAKAFWGEESPLGKTMYQGEQTVTIIGVVDKLQGAWVDNENFEYSVIQNIDFGGNSSNKSYMVRALPEHIPALEEAIRKALHAENPNRVFDNFQTLTELRNLTYSNHRLMATVLSIMVVLLLLITALGLTGMVMFNIQRRTKQIGTRRALGARKRDIIQYFMVENYLICIVGGVIGGMLALVLGQQLMSLYSLPMVPVIYPIASVIGLLVVTTLAVIVPAAKAANISPAMATRSV is encoded by the coding sequence ATGTTACATATCAAACCGATTTTATCCAGTTTAATGCGCAGTAAAAGTGCGCCGATTTTATTGTTATTGCAGATCATTTTGTCGGTTGCGATAGTCGCCAATGCCAGTTTTATTATTAACGAGCGTTTGTCGTTAATGCAGCGAGAATCTGGCTATGCTGAAGATCAAATACTCACCTTTAGTGTTTATAACTTCGACCCTGCAGTTGATAACATCAAACAAAATCAGGTTGATCAACAGATTTTACGTTCGCTGCCTAATGTTATCGACGCCAGTTCGAGTAATATGTTGCCGTTAAGCGACAGTGGTTGGATGGACCGTTATGTTGATGGGCCTAATCCTGATACGGCTAAAAGTACCCCTGGATTTGCTTTTTACTTGGGCAATGAACATTTATTGAATGTTATGGGCGCAAAACTGATTGCCGGACGTAATTTTACCGCCGACGAAATAAATACCAACTTAGATGACAGTGGCATGATGGCGATAGTGTCGCAGCCCTTAGCCAAAGCCTTTTGGGGTGAAGAGTCACCGCTGGGTAAAACCATGTATCAAGGCGAACAAACAGTTACTATTATTGGTGTGGTTGATAAGCTACAAGGAGCTTGGGTTGATAATGAAAATTTTGAATACAGTGTGATCCAAAATATCGATTTTGGCGGTAACAGCAGTAACAAATCATATATGGTACGGGCATTACCGGAACATATTCCTGCTTTAGAGGAAGCGATCCGTAAAGCGCTGCATGCTGAAAACCCCAATCGGGTGTTTGATAACTTTCAAACCTTGACCGAGTTAAGAAATCTTACCTACAGTAATCACCGTTTAATGGCGACGGTATTGAGTATTATGGTGGTGTTATTGCTACTTATTACCGCGCTAGGATTAACCGGTATGGTGATGTTTAATATTCAACGCCGCACCAAACAAATAGGCACACGTAGAGCACTAGGAGCGCGCAAGCGCGATATTATTCAATACTTTATGGTCGAAAACTATTTGATATGTATCGTCGGTGGCGTGATTGGTGGCATGTTGGCATTAGTCTTGGGCCAGCAATTAATGTCGCTGTATAGCTTACCTATGGTGCCAGTGATTTATCCTATTGCGTCCGTTATTGGCTTACTGGTAGTGACAACGCTAGCGGTAATCGTGCCGGCCGCTAAAGCCGCGAATATTTCACCCGCCATGGCAACTCGCAGTGTGTAA
- a CDS encoding sigma-54-dependent transcriptional regulator yields the protein MDNILIVDDNHAICQALALMIELHGYQAIFCHTPEAAVEIVTNKEISLVIQDMNFSRDTTSGEEGKQLFYALRQLQPNLPIILMTAWTQLETAVELVKAGAADYMGKPWDDAKLLNSISNLLSIYRLSQQNNQLTRIDSERMSAINDADLCGLIFGSGAMQRCVDLALQVARSDVSVMITGPNGAGKDKIADILQANSPLKDKPFIKVNIGALPMDLLEAELFGAEAGAFTGANKTRMGRFEAADGGTLFLDEIGNLPLSGQVKLLRVLQTGEFERLGSHQTRKVNVRVISATNADLADDIVHGRFREDLFYRLNVIELAISPLNQRQDDILPLVKHFIGANFSLDKSTQQALINHSWSGNVRELENACKRAALLAKSPQLTIDDFGLMAIANGGAATQHALVVEHQLGQQERGIDDTQSICEPDKQQLEDALVQYNGVIARVAKSFGLSRQALYRRMEKYGLKVTK from the coding sequence ATGGATAATATTTTAATTGTTGATGACAATCACGCCATTTGCCAAGCGCTTGCGTTAATGATTGAACTGCATGGTTATCAGGCAATTTTTTGTCACACGCCTGAAGCGGCTGTTGAGATTGTTACTAACAAAGAGATCAGCTTGGTGATCCAAGACATGAACTTTAGCCGCGACACCACCTCGGGTGAAGAGGGCAAGCAACTGTTTTACGCATTGCGTCAGTTACAGCCCAATTTACCGATTATTTTAATGACAGCATGGACCCAGTTAGAAACCGCAGTCGAGTTAGTTAAAGCTGGGGCAGCTGATTACATGGGTAAACCGTGGGATGACGCTAAGTTGTTGAACAGCATTAGCAACCTATTATCTATCTATCGACTTTCCCAACAAAACAACCAATTAACGCGTATCGACAGTGAACGCATGTCGGCCATTAATGACGCCGATTTATGTGGTTTAATTTTTGGTAGTGGGGCAATGCAGCGTTGTGTCGATTTAGCCTTACAAGTGGCACGCTCTGATGTGTCGGTGATGATCACCGGCCCAAATGGCGCGGGTAAAGACAAAATAGCCGACATTTTACAGGCTAACTCCCCGCTTAAAGATAAACCTTTTATTAAGGTCAACATTGGGGCGTTACCAATGGACTTATTAGAAGCAGAGCTGTTTGGTGCAGAAGCCGGCGCATTTACTGGCGCCAATAAAACCCGCATGGGCCGATTTGAAGCCGCCGATGGGGGCACATTATTTTTAGACGAGATTGGTAATTTGCCATTGTCTGGCCAGGTAAAACTATTGCGGGTATTGCAAACCGGTGAGTTTGAACGCTTAGGCAGCCATCAAACCCGTAAAGTGAACGTGCGGGTGATTAGTGCAACCAATGCCGATCTTGCCGATGACATTGTTCATGGGCGTTTTCGTGAAGATTTATTTTATCGCTTAAATGTCATTGAGCTAGCCATATCACCATTGAATCAACGCCAGGACGATATTTTACCGTTAGTGAAACACTTTATTGGTGCCAATTTTAGCCTTGATAAGTCGACCCAGCAGGCGTTAATTAATCATAGTTGGTCGGGTAATGTGCGTGAATTAGAAAATGCCTGCAAAAGGGCGGCGCTGTTAGCTAAGTCACCACAATTAACCATTGATGACTTTGGCTTGATGGCGATAGCTAATGGCGGCGCAGCTACCCAGCATGCGCTTGTTGTTGAACATCAACTTGGTCAACAAGAACGGGGCATTGATGATACTCAGTCGATTTGCGAACCGGATAAGCAACAGCTAGAAGACGCCTTAGTGCAATACAATGGTGTCATTGCCAGAGTAGCAAAATCCTTTGGCTTAAGCCGACAAGCCCTTTATCGCCGTATGGAGAAATATGGCCTTAAGGTAACTAAATAA
- a CDS encoding sensor histidine kinase, producing the protein MLSLRTKLLFSNMLSCLLGAMSGALVWLTLGDDTLWLAIIVMLAVCYFCSMWLTRRLSESLQALEIGLLNFKDNDFSVSLHPYGEPQLDALVSLYNQASAKLRSERQFIYQRELMLDKVIQNSPNVMLLIDDNQRVIYANGAARHLFNHGVKVEGMLLPELIVMLPEALKTALNSEQEGLFSMGGNANHAHHNGSGNGSTDNSSREHNVDTIADDGDIETWHISRGRFTQNNQQHHLILLKQLTKELNRQEVAVWKKVIRIISHELNNSVAPIASMVNSGKFLTQHLDDSKLQLIFDTIENRTTHLSLFISHYAQFAKLPLPQKALIDWTKMTQQLAQQYPFKVLSPLPQTPIKLDAVQLEQVLINLLKNAHESGASAESVALIFEEITHPVVGLLIKVEDKGSGMSSEVLSQALLPFYSTKQSGTGIGLPLCREIIEAHGGRISMQNRVEGGLSVKVWLPVQQG; encoded by the coding sequence ATGTTATCACTGCGCACTAAACTGCTGTTCAGTAACATGTTGAGCTGCCTTTTGGGGGCGATGTCAGGGGCTTTAGTGTGGCTTACATTGGGTGATGACACCTTATGGTTGGCTATTATTGTGATGCTGGCGGTGTGTTATTTTTGCAGTATGTGGCTAACAAGACGGTTAAGTGAAAGTCTGCAAGCACTGGAAATCGGTCTACTTAACTTTAAAGATAATGATTTTAGTGTGTCGCTGCATCCCTACGGCGAACCACAATTAGATGCGCTAGTGAGCTTATATAACCAAGCGTCGGCAAAATTGCGTAGTGAGCGACAGTTTATTTATCAGCGCGAGTTAATGCTCGATAAGGTGATTCAGAACTCACCTAATGTCATGCTATTGATTGATGATAATCAGCGGGTTATTTATGCCAATGGTGCTGCAAGGCATTTGTTTAATCACGGCGTAAAAGTGGAAGGTATGTTGTTGCCTGAGCTGATAGTGATGTTGCCAGAAGCACTTAAAACCGCGTTAAACAGTGAGCAAGAAGGGCTGTTTTCGATGGGTGGTAACGCTAATCATGCTCATCATAATGGGAGTGGGAATGGCAGTACCGATAATAGTTCTAGAGAACATAATGTTGATACCATTGCTGATGATGGCGATATTGAAACCTGGCATATCTCTCGTGGCCGCTTTACTCAAAACAATCAGCAGCACCATTTAATTTTGCTTAAACAGCTCACCAAAGAACTTAACCGCCAAGAAGTGGCTGTGTGGAAAAAGGTGATTCGAATTATCAGCCACGAGCTTAATAACTCGGTCGCACCCATTGCTTCTATGGTCAACTCCGGTAAGTTTTTAACTCAACACTTAGACGACAGCAAGCTACAATTGATTTTTGATACCATCGAAAATCGCACCACACACCTGAGTCTATTTATCTCTCATTATGCCCAGTTTGCTAAATTGCCGTTGCCACAAAAAGCCTTGATTGATTGGACTAAGATGACCCAGCAATTAGCGCAGCAATATCCCTTTAAGGTGTTATCACCTTTACCGCAAACGCCAATAAAACTTGATGCGGTGCAGTTAGAACAAGTACTGATTAACTTACTTAAAAATGCCCATGAGTCAGGTGCAAGTGCTGAAAGTGTCGCGCTAATTTTTGAGGAAATAACTCATCCGGTTGTTGGCTTATTGATTAAAGTGGAAGATAAAGGGAGTGGCATGTCTAGCGAAGTGTTATCACAAGCTTTGTTGCCTTTTTATTCGACCAAGCAATCTGGCACTGGCATAGGTTTACCATTATGCCGCGAAATTATCGAAGCGCACGGTGGCCGAATTAGCATGCAAAACCGCGTAGAGGGTGGCTTAAGCGTCAAAGTATGGTTGCCTGTACAGCAGGGCTAA
- a CDS encoding DNA-binding domain-containing protein: protein MSRLAEIQQQFMQYLLSEETSDNHSQRQAAMQHNVSDQAGISADIRLAIYANAYRIRLKETIETDHQILGLYLGDDLFDKMAADYTRAHPSSNKSLRQFCDALPEFLQQDDFFKQHPIIADLARFERRLLNAFDAADSSRASFNDLQAVPPEQWPSCCLRFHPSVQVFTCHSNAVEAWQALKVDTAPPEPDYLSPRAWLLWRGQSRLTEFASLSAAQHALLLGFIQGNDFASQCEQMLEWHDEQHAPMMVLQTLQAWFQQGLIRAVVSK from the coding sequence ATGAGCCGTTTAGCTGAAATTCAACAACAATTTATGCAATATTTACTCTCTGAAGAGACAAGTGATAACCACAGCCAACGTCAAGCGGCGATGCAACACAATGTCTCCGACCAAGCTGGGATTAGCGCTGATATTCGCCTTGCTATTTATGCCAACGCTTATCGAATTCGTTTAAAAGAAACCATCGAAACTGATCATCAAATTCTAGGGCTGTATTTAGGTGATGATCTGTTCGACAAAATGGCTGCGGACTATACCCGCGCACATCCTTCTAGCAATAAATCATTGCGCCAATTTTGTGATGCTCTGCCAGAATTTTTGCAACAAGATGACTTTTTTAAACAGCATCCAATCATTGCTGATTTAGCCAGATTTGAACGCCGCCTGCTAAATGCCTTTGATGCTGCAGACAGCTCGCGTGCAAGCTTTAACGACTTACAAGCAGTGCCACCCGAACAATGGCCAAGCTGTTGTTTACGCTTTCATCCTAGCGTGCAAGTGTTTACTTGCCATAGTAATGCCGTGGAAGCTTGGCAAGCATTAAAAGTGGATACAGCGCCGCCAGAACCAGACTATTTATCGCCTCGGGCATGGTTACTATGGCGCGGTCAATCACGCCTAACTGAGTTTGCCTCATTATCGGCTGCACAACATGCATTACTACTGGGGTTTATTCAGGGCAATGACTTTGCCAGCCAGTGCGAGCAAATGCTGGAATGGCATGATGAGCAGCATGCACCAATGATGGTATTACAAACCCTGCAAGCCTGGTTTCAACAGGGTTTAATTCGAGCTGTAGTGAGTAAGTAG